One stretch of Rosistilla oblonga DNA includes these proteins:
- a CDS encoding DUF2442 domain-containing protein, with product MADLLHVVAMNVPCPFHLELKFSDGDSRVVDLRPLLNGPAFLPLHDPDVFASATIDPVTKTVCWPCGVDLAPEALRSLSPADIQPAG from the coding sequence ATGGCTGATTTGCTGCATGTTGTCGCGATGAACGTGCCTTGTCCGTTTCATCTCGAACTTAAATTTTCCGATGGCGATTCGCGTGTGGTCGACTTGCGACCGCTGTTGAACGGCCCTGCCTTCCTGCCGCTTCACGATCCCGATGTGTTTGCATCCGCGACGATCGATCCGGTGACAAAAACAGTCTGTTGGCCATGTGGAGTCGATTTGGCTCCCGAAGCGCTGAGGTCCCTATCGCCAGCTGATATCCAGCCAGCCGGCTAG
- a CDS encoding DUF1501 domain-containing protein, giving the protein MTNNNSDMQSSRRHFLASSAMRGGPLALACLMAQKASAEPKKPKMGTEGFDLKPKQPPLKPRATAMISMFMQGGPSQMDLLDPKPILNELHMQKFPGKIKYDNAAQASSKVFGSPWKFKKYGEHGTDVSELLPEFSTIVDDALVIRSMHTGVNNHGQSIYAMNGGRPLAGRPALGSWLTYALGTQSESLPAYIAMTDPKGLPVAGVLNWSNGWLPSLFQGTVIRPVKPRILNLQPPPHLDGEIQSNYLDLLQSLNRRHAEQRTGEHELQARIANFELAERMQFAADEATDLSRESKATHAMYGLDQPETREFGERCLIARRLVERGVRFVQLFTKNQYWDHHGGIVKALPASCKKIDKPAAALVKDLKQRGLLDSTVVHWGGEMGRLPVIQNEANIGRDHNTYGFTMWVAGGGFRSGMHGATDEFGHHAVEDQVNHFDYHATLLHLFGLEAENLTYEQNGREQSLIDGQPAKVIEKLLA; this is encoded by the coding sequence ATGACCAACAACAATTCCGACATGCAATCTTCGCGCCGACACTTCCTCGCCTCATCGGCGATGCGTGGCGGGCCGCTGGCGTTGGCTTGCCTGATGGCCCAGAAAGCCAGTGCCGAACCGAAGAAGCCGAAGATGGGGACCGAAGGTTTCGATCTGAAGCCGAAGCAGCCACCGCTGAAGCCGCGGGCGACCGCCATGATTTCGATGTTCATGCAAGGCGGCCCCAGCCAGATGGATCTACTGGATCCGAAGCCGATATTAAACGAACTGCATATGCAGAAGTTTCCCGGCAAGATCAAATACGACAACGCGGCGCAAGCAAGCTCGAAGGTTTTTGGATCGCCTTGGAAATTCAAGAAGTACGGCGAACATGGGACCGACGTTTCCGAACTGCTTCCCGAATTTTCGACGATCGTCGACGATGCGTTGGTGATTCGATCGATGCACACCGGTGTGAACAACCACGGCCAATCGATCTACGCGATGAACGGCGGTCGCCCCTTGGCGGGACGTCCGGCGCTAGGCAGCTGGCTGACGTATGCGTTGGGAACCCAAAGCGAAAGCTTGCCCGCCTACATCGCAATGACCGACCCGAAGGGCCTGCCGGTCGCAGGCGTCTTGAATTGGTCCAACGGTTGGTTGCCGTCGCTGTTTCAAGGAACCGTCATCCGACCGGTGAAGCCGCGGATCTTGAACCTGCAGCCGCCGCCCCATCTCGACGGCGAGATTCAATCCAATTACCTCGACCTGCTGCAATCGTTGAACCGACGCCATGCGGAACAACGGACGGGCGAACACGAACTGCAAGCGAGGATCGCTAATTTTGAACTCGCCGAACGGATGCAGTTTGCGGCGGACGAAGCGACCGACTTGAGCCGCGAATCGAAAGCAACCCACGCGATGTATGGGCTGGACCAACCCGAGACGCGAGAGTTTGGCGAACGCTGCCTGATCGCGCGGCGACTTGTCGAACGAGGCGTGCGGTTTGTGCAACTGTTCACGAAAAACCAATACTGGGACCACCATGGCGGCATCGTCAAAGCGTTGCCAGCATCGTGCAAGAAGATCGACAAACCGGCCGCCGCGCTCGTGAAAGATCTCAAGCAACGCGGATTACTCGACAGCACCGTCGTCCACTGGGGCGGCGAGATGGGCCGGTTACCGGTGATCCAAAACGAAGCGAATATCGGCCGCGATCACAACACCTACGGGTTCACGATGTGGGTCGCCGGCGGCGGCTTCCGATCGGGAATGCATGGCGCGACCGACGAATTTGGCCACCACGCAGTGGAAGACCAAGTCAACCATTTCGACTACCACGCCACTCTGCTGCACCTGTTTGGACTCGAAGCCGAAAACCTGACCTACGAACAGAACGGACGCGAGCAATCGTTGATCGACGGCCAACCGGCGAAGGTGATCGAGAAGCTGCTGGCTTGA
- a CDS encoding PSD1 and planctomycete cytochrome C domain-containing protein: MRLLPTFALLAAVSILSSRAIAADPLTFEKDVRPILKAHCFHCHGESGVVEGSLDVRLKRWILTGGDSGEAIVPGNDSESLLLERVESGDMPPGEKNLSAEDIASIRQWILDGAKTAREEPLTLDDGDYITEEERSFWAFQPIASPEPPVVKENVSDNPIDAFVLDRLHREGLAFSAAADRHTLIRRATFDLWGLPPDPEMVDEFVNDPSPHAYAALIDRLLASPRYGERWGRHWLDVAGYADSDGYTNQDTEREFAYFYRDYVIDSFNDDKPLDQFICEQLAGDEMATGKDASQLTPQRIAQLTATGFLRMAPDGTASGGIDRDLAANETISDTIEIVSTSLLGLTVGCAKCHDHRYDPISQADYFRFRAIFEPALDPKKWKAPRQRRVSLYTEEDRQVRKEIEQKAKQATENRTKRQQEHLDRTLYEELLVVPADRREALETAFKTEKSKRSAEQVALLEEFPNVGNISPGSLYLYAQQRARRASDIERAADALEQELIEQTRSDQLAQVPSEQREAIATLVSIPADTWTSEQQQLAAEFPGPLVDASTLKTFSPDGFAELQRYREAAQICRKIDAKTDLAKMLNEIKAIRATAPKEKFIRVLTEPANHVPPTHLFIRGDHKQPGQELGPSELTVLKGSEPTEIEANDPDLPTTGRRLAYARQLTNGKHPLLARVLMNRVWLNHFGRGIVDSPGDFGFLGSKPTHPELLDWLATDLMRGGWNLKRMHRMIMLSQTYQQVSTRTEQLDRVDPDNRLYARMTVRRLESEAIRDAMLVANGTITNRLHGPPVPVKEDAVGQVVLGKEMLDGERKPTGKSQLGEEASRRSVYVQVRRSRPLGVLETFDLATVAPNCTIRNYSNVATQALLLMNSSFVIEQADQLAAQAIRAESEVPQQISNAWQRCFNREIENGVLTELTDFVARQTSAFKSRDAKLSAEAAHRLALASACQAMFSSNEFLYVD, encoded by the coding sequence ATGCGTCTCCTACCTACCTTTGCGCTACTCGCTGCCGTTTCGATCCTCTCCAGCCGGGCAATTGCTGCCGATCCGCTGACTTTCGAAAAGGATGTTCGTCCGATCTTGAAGGCGCACTGCTTTCATTGCCATGGCGAAAGTGGCGTCGTCGAAGGATCGCTCGATGTCCGACTGAAACGTTGGATTTTGACTGGCGGTGATTCGGGCGAAGCGATCGTCCCGGGCAATGATAGCGAATCGCTGCTGCTTGAACGGGTGGAGTCGGGGGACATGCCGCCGGGCGAAAAAAATCTGTCCGCCGAGGATATCGCTTCGATTCGCCAGTGGATCCTCGACGGCGCCAAGACCGCGCGAGAAGAACCGCTGACGCTCGACGATGGCGACTATATCACCGAGGAGGAACGCAGCTTTTGGGCCTTCCAACCGATCGCGTCCCCTGAGCCGCCCGTTGTCAAAGAGAACGTCAGCGACAACCCAATCGACGCATTCGTCCTCGATCGGCTGCATCGCGAAGGGCTCGCTTTTTCGGCCGCCGCCGATCGACACACCCTGATCCGCCGCGCGACGTTCGATCTGTGGGGGCTGCCGCCGGATCCGGAGATGGTCGACGAATTCGTTAACGACCCGAGCCCCCACGCCTACGCGGCGCTGATCGATCGCTTGCTCGCCTCGCCCCGCTACGGTGAGCGATGGGGCCGGCATTGGCTGGACGTCGCCGGCTACGCCGATTCCGATGGCTACACAAATCAAGATACCGAACGCGAGTTCGCCTACTTCTACCGCGACTACGTTATCGACAGCTTTAACGACGACAAACCGTTGGACCAATTTATCTGCGAACAATTGGCCGGAGACGAGATGGCGACGGGGAAGGACGCTTCGCAGCTAACGCCCCAGCGGATCGCTCAACTCACCGCCACCGGCTTTCTTCGCATGGCTCCCGACGGCACTGCATCGGGAGGCATCGACCGCGACCTGGCAGCCAACGAAACGATTTCCGACACGATCGAGATCGTATCGACCTCGCTGTTGGGGCTGACGGTTGGATGCGCGAAGTGCCACGACCATCGGTACGATCCGATCAGCCAAGCCGATTACTTCCGGTTCCGCGCGATTTTCGAACCGGCACTCGATCCAAAGAAATGGAAAGCTCCCCGGCAACGCCGCGTGTCGCTGTATACCGAAGAAGATCGACAGGTCCGCAAGGAGATCGAACAGAAAGCCAAACAAGCCACTGAAAACCGCACAAAACGCCAGCAAGAACATCTCGACAGGACACTCTACGAAGAACTGTTGGTGGTTCCCGCCGACCGTCGCGAAGCGCTCGAGACCGCTTTCAAGACAGAGAAGTCGAAGCGGAGCGCCGAGCAGGTTGCCCTGCTAGAAGAGTTCCCCAACGTCGGCAACATTTCGCCTGGTTCGCTCTACCTGTACGCTCAACAGCGAGCGCGTCGGGCTTCGGATATCGAAAGAGCCGCCGATGCGTTGGAGCAGGAATTGATCGAACAGACTCGCAGCGATCAGCTCGCTCAGGTTCCATCCGAGCAGCGAGAAGCCATTGCAACGCTGGTATCGATTCCGGCCGACACTTGGACGAGCGAGCAGCAACAATTGGCGGCGGAGTTCCCCGGACCGCTGGTCGACGCATCCACGCTGAAAACGTTTTCACCCGATGGCTTTGCCGAGCTCCAACGCTATCGCGAAGCCGCCCAGATCTGCCGTAAAATCGATGCGAAAACGGACCTCGCCAAAATGCTGAACGAGATCAAAGCGATTCGCGCCACCGCCCCGAAAGAGAAGTTCATTCGCGTCTTAACCGAACCCGCGAACCACGTGCCGCCAACGCATCTGTTCATTCGCGGCGACCACAAACAGCCGGGCCAGGAACTGGGGCCTAGCGAACTGACCGTCCTGAAAGGCAGCGAGCCCACGGAGATCGAGGCGAACGATCCCGATCTCCCCACGACTGGCCGACGTCTCGCCTACGCACGCCAGCTGACCAACGGCAAACATCCACTGCTGGCTCGCGTTCTGATGAATCGCGTTTGGCTAAACCACTTCGGACGAGGCATCGTCGATTCGCCGGGCGACTTCGGTTTCCTAGGCTCCAAGCCGACGCATCCCGAACTGCTCGACTGGCTCGCAACCGACCTGATGCGTGGCGGTTGGAACCTGAAACGCATGCATCGGATGATCATGCTGTCGCAAACGTACCAGCAGGTTTCCACGCGAACCGAGCAGCTGGATCGCGTCGATCCCGACAATCGGCTGTATGCACGGATGACGGTCCGACGGCTGGAATCCGAAGCGATCCGCGACGCGATGCTCGTCGCAAACGGCACGATCACGAATCGCTTGCACGGCCCGCCGGTACCGGTAAAAGAAGACGCTGTGGGGCAAGTCGTATTGGGCAAGGAGATGCTCGACGGAGAACGCAAGCCGACGGGCAAATCGCAGCTCGGCGAAGAGGCCAGTCGCCGCAGCGTCTACGTTCAAGTTCGCCGCAGCCGACCGCTGGGCGTCCTGGAAACATTCGACTTGGCCACCGTCGCCCCCAACTGCACCATCCGCAACTACTCAAACGTCGCTACGCAAGCGTTGCTGCTGATGAACAGTTCGTTTGTCATCGAGCAAGCGGACCAGCTGGCGGCTCAGGCGATCCGAGCCGAGAGCGAAGTCCCGCAACAGATCTCCAACGCTTGGCAGCGATGCTTCAATCGAGAGATCGAAAATGGCGTGCTGACCGAACTGACCGACTTCGTCGCGCGACAAACCTCCGCATTCAAATCGCGCGACGCCAAACTATCCGCCGAAGCGGCTCACCGACTGGCACTGGCCAGCGCCTGCCAAGCGATGTTCAGCTCCAACGAATTCCTCTACGTGGATTAA
- a CDS encoding IS4 family transposase: MTARKSHSMSSDARTQKLSAAFELLKQWTDIGDADVFEELGPAAVYKTSVVLWLMLFQRLNPKASLRDAVLHFIATAPPELKTNKRLREGSLSTKSSSYSDARHRLSLKAAHWFQERVASSIVNSTAPTWGDRRVFLIDGTTFTLAPVAELQAAYPPASNQYGESVWPIAYVVFAHELSSGAAVPEEIGAMYGPNAVSETRLAQTLMKRLPAKSIIMADAGFGIFSTAYHAHLNGHNFVLRLKKDRFNRIRKRAELIHSTATSKSYRVSWTPSAKERVTNPDLPSDCVIAAMIHELKIGEESLYLVEDIDATPKQLRDLYWKRNDIEVDIRNIKLVIGTEEIRAKSKEMFLKEFALSMVAYNLATQLRRQAAVIAECEPRELSFTGVWSVYRHMLQGIEVSDPGRWIERLDRVLHYASKQKLPNRPGRSYPREAYARRPKTTHFQKRRKKSKPNDPEEPTSK; this comes from the coding sequence TTGACTGCCAGAAAAAGCCATTCCATGTCGAGCGATGCAAGAACTCAGAAACTTAGTGCGGCTTTCGAACTGCTCAAACAGTGGACGGACATCGGCGATGCCGATGTGTTTGAAGAGCTTGGGCCAGCGGCCGTCTATAAAACAAGTGTAGTTCTGTGGCTGATGCTCTTCCAACGCCTCAACCCCAAGGCGAGTCTGCGAGATGCCGTTCTCCACTTTATCGCAACGGCTCCCCCGGAACTCAAGACGAACAAGCGACTTCGTGAGGGTTCGCTTTCGACGAAGAGCAGCAGTTACAGCGATGCACGACATCGGCTCAGCTTGAAGGCAGCTCATTGGTTCCAAGAGCGTGTCGCGTCGTCGATCGTTAACTCGACGGCGCCGACATGGGGTGACCGGCGTGTGTTCTTGATCGATGGAACGACCTTTACACTGGCTCCAGTGGCCGAGCTTCAGGCCGCTTACCCACCCGCCTCTAACCAGTACGGCGAAAGTGTGTGGCCAATCGCGTATGTGGTTTTCGCACATGAACTCAGCTCGGGGGCAGCAGTGCCTGAGGAGATTGGAGCTATGTATGGCCCAAACGCCGTCTCAGAAACTCGGCTTGCTCAAACTCTCATGAAGCGACTCCCGGCTAAATCCATCATCATGGCCGACGCTGGGTTCGGAATATTTTCGACTGCTTATCATGCCCATTTGAATGGACACAATTTTGTTCTACGGCTAAAGAAAGATCGATTCAATCGAATTCGGAAGCGGGCAGAGCTAATCCATTCGACAGCCACTTCGAAAAGCTACCGGGTGTCCTGGACTCCTTCGGCCAAGGAACGAGTAACCAATCCAGACCTCCCATCCGACTGTGTCATAGCGGCGATGATCCATGAATTGAAGATCGGGGAAGAGAGCCTCTACCTCGTCGAGGATATCGATGCGACGCCCAAGCAACTGCGCGATCTGTACTGGAAACGCAACGATATCGAAGTCGATATCCGCAACATCAAACTGGTAATCGGTACCGAAGAGATCCGAGCGAAGTCGAAGGAGATGTTTCTCAAAGAGTTCGCCTTGTCGATGGTAGCGTACAATTTAGCGACCCAATTGCGTCGCCAAGCCGCAGTGATTGCCGAGTGTGAGCCCCGCGAATTAAGCTTTACGGGCGTGTGGTCTGTCTACCGTCACATGCTGCAGGGGATTGAAGTCAGTGACCCCGGTCGTTGGATCGAACGTTTGGATCGCGTGCTGCACTACGCCTCAAAGCAAAAGCTTCCCAACCGCCCAGGCCGCAGTTATCCACGCGAGGCCTACGCCCGCCGCCCCAAAACCACCCACTTCCAGAAACGAAGAAAGAAAAGTAAACCCAACGATCCAGAAGAACCAACGTCAAAGTGA
- a CDS encoding DUF1501 domain-containing protein, translating into MTIDAFDQYKRLLTRRHFFRNASLGLGTAALASMPGSPLHAATADAQLQGTPGLANLPHHQPKAKRAIYLFMSGAPSQMDMWDYKPKMADWFDKDLPETIRQGQRLTTMTSGQSRFPIAPSIYKFAQHGKAGTWASELVPHMAKKVDEISMIRSMWTEAINHDPAITYICTGDQLPGKPSLGSWLSYGLGNENENLPSFLVMTASWSGRQQAQALYNRLWGSGFLPSKYQGVSLRSAGDPVLYLSNPSGLDAGVRRRMLDSLSRLNQQTYEAIGDPETNARIAQYEMAFRMQTSIPELADLSDEPQHVLDLYGPDVMRPGTYANCCILARRMAERGVRFTQIFHRGWDQHGNLPGDLPKQCKDTDQPNAGLLTDLKQRGLLDDTLVVWGGEFGRTIYCQGKLTKKTYGRDHHPKCFTVWMAGAGIKQGVVHGETDEFSYNVTADPVHIRDLNATILNQLGIDHSRFTYPFQGLDQRLTGVTEAKVIRPILA; encoded by the coding sequence ATGACCATCGATGCATTTGACCAATACAAACGATTACTCACGCGTCGCCACTTCTTTCGCAACGCCTCGCTGGGCCTCGGGACCGCCGCGCTAGCGTCGATGCCCGGCAGCCCGCTGCACGCCGCCACCGCGGATGCTCAGCTCCAAGGCACGCCGGGACTGGCAAACCTGCCGCATCACCAACCGAAAGCCAAACGGGCGATCTATCTGTTCATGTCGGGCGCGCCGAGCCAGATGGACATGTGGGACTACAAGCCGAAGATGGCGGACTGGTTCGACAAAGATCTCCCCGAAACGATCCGCCAAGGCCAGCGTCTGACGACGATGACCAGCGGGCAATCGCGTTTCCCGATCGCTCCTTCGATCTACAAGTTTGCTCAGCACGGCAAGGCGGGAACGTGGGCCAGTGAATTGGTTCCGCACATGGCCAAGAAGGTCGACGAGATTTCGATGATCCGGTCGATGTGGACCGAAGCGATCAACCACGATCCGGCGATCACTTACATCTGCACCGGAGACCAATTGCCGGGCAAACCGAGCCTCGGCTCATGGCTCAGTTACGGGCTGGGGAACGAAAACGAAAACCTGCCGTCGTTCCTGGTCATGACAGCTTCATGGTCCGGCCGCCAACAAGCCCAAGCGCTCTACAACCGACTGTGGGGGAGCGGCTTTTTGCCAAGCAAATACCAAGGCGTATCGCTGCGCAGCGCCGGCGACCCGGTGCTGTACCTGTCGAATCCCAGCGGCTTGGATGCGGGCGTCCGCCGCCGGATGCTCGACAGCCTCTCGCGGCTGAACCAACAGACCTACGAAGCGATCGGCGATCCGGAGACCAACGCCCGGATCGCGCAGTACGAGATGGCGTTTCGGATGCAGACATCGATCCCCGAACTGGCCGATCTGAGCGACGAACCGCAACACGTCTTGGACCTGTACGGCCCCGATGTCATGCGACCGGGAACCTATGCAAACTGCTGCATCCTGGCGCGGCGAATGGCCGAGCGCGGCGTGCGGTTCACGCAGATCTTCCATCGCGGCTGGGATCAGCACGGCAACCTGCCGGGCGACCTACCAAAACAATGCAAGGACACCGACCAACCCAACGCGGGGCTGCTGACCGACCTCAAACAGCGCGGCCTACTGGACGACACGCTTGTCGTCTGGGGTGGCGAATTTGGACGCACGATCTACTGCCAAGGGAAGCTGACGAAGAAGACCTACGGCCGCGATCACCATCCCAAGTGCTTCACCGTCTGGATGGCCGGAGCGGGCATCAAACAAGGCGTCGTCCACGGCGAGACCGACGAATTCAGTTACAACGTGACAGCCGATCCGGTTCACATCCGCGATCTCAACGCCACGATCCTGAACCAATTGGGAATCGACCACAGCCGATTCACCTACCCGTTCCAAGGGCTCGACCAACGCCTCACCGGCGTCACCGAAGCGAAAGTCATCCGTCCGATCCTGGCGTAA
- a CDS encoding PSD1 and planctomycete cytochrome C domain-containing protein, translated as MLLRILSSMGLCLVWQLCCFAEQSQVDFNRDIRPILSNHCFSCHGPDAEHRQAGLRLDEADPALAELDSGDRAIVPGDVEASTLVARIASDDEGELMPPADFHKPLTAKQKQLLTDWIAQGAPFSAHWSLLPPQKVDPPAISDPAIPVDGPIDQFIANKALQAGLSINPPADQRSLIRRATFDLTGLPPTLQEVRDFVADQSPNAYEKLIDRLLESKRFGEHQARYWLDLVRYGDTHGLHLDNYREMWPYRDWVIAAINDNKPLDEFITEQLAGDLIPNATLQQQIASGFNRLNVTTSEGGSIYDEVYVRNCVDRVSAFGTVFLGMTTGCAVCHDHKFDPISARDFYSLFAYFNSLDGRALDGNKKDHPPTVQVPTAEHKSQLKQLREELQMLDVEMEGDLTGVDEAQQRWEQRLSGGQAINWVPLIPDKVTTESELKLEQLEDGSVKATGTPAASDTLVIEAPVPTGDNWQLLQLEVLADKNKPGGISSNGNAVLTEMEVEIASPMSGNRWLPVKLIYGEADYEQPGGKFAIGYAFDGKQDKDAGWAIGGHLNPGTRSAWFVASSFLSDGADSRLRIKLHFKSQWAGHQFGQVRLSVSDAVPQPAADQQLVLGDWDQTGPFPVEYAAAGYYRTFASEGREFKANEKFSNRELPWKKQPTYANAAAHDLPTVGDEPSVVVLHRTIEAKTPQKVTLLLGTQDGYVLYVNKKKQGEVKQQRDFASLRDEYEVDLKKGVNHIDLKVVSHGGRPSRFAFAVRSPSAPVPASIVEIAKLDAAARTADQADAIRAYYRRVASIDPDWLVLRAQKDGILNQIDAVEKSFPTTLVWKELKEPRPSHILLRGEYDQKGEEVPRAVPAALPPLPEGVPNDRMGLAKWLTDPSHPLTARVAVNRYWQQLFGTGIVKTSEDFGAQGEPPSHPQLLDWLAIDFRDSGWDVKRMIKQIMMSQTYRRDQRVSPKQREIDPSNRLLARGARFRLDAEMLRDQALMASGLLVEKQGGPSVKPPQPEGLWEAVGYSGSDTVNFKPDSGEKIYRRSLYTFWKRTSAPPTMTMLDAPSRESCTARRERTNTPLQALMMLNELQFVECSRNLGQRVIAEGGSDDAQKIAWAFETLTSRVPSETETAELIGLLNDARAAFGKDPENANRLIKLGQSPTPDSIDPIELAAWTAVASTLINLDEVVTK; from the coding sequence ATGTTGCTACGCATTCTATCGTCGATGGGTCTGTGCCTGGTTTGGCAACTTTGTTGTTTTGCCGAACAATCGCAGGTCGATTTCAATCGCGACATTCGTCCTATCCTGTCCAACCATTGCTTTTCCTGCCACGGTCCCGATGCGGAACACCGTCAGGCGGGGCTGCGATTGGATGAAGCGGATCCGGCGCTGGCGGAACTCGACAGCGGCGATCGAGCGATCGTCCCCGGCGACGTCGAGGCCAGCACTCTGGTCGCGCGGATCGCCAGCGATGACGAAGGCGAGCTCATGCCGCCGGCTGATTTCCACAAACCGCTCACGGCCAAGCAGAAGCAACTGCTGACCGACTGGATCGCCCAAGGGGCTCCCTTTAGCGCCCACTGGTCGCTGCTGCCGCCACAAAAAGTAGACCCGCCGGCGATCTCCGATCCCGCGATCCCCGTCGATGGTCCGATCGATCAATTCATCGCCAACAAGGCGTTGCAAGCGGGACTGTCGATCAATCCACCCGCCGATCAACGATCGCTGATCCGCCGCGCCACCTTCGACCTGACCGGCCTGCCGCCAACGCTGCAAGAGGTTCGCGATTTTGTCGCCGACCAGTCGCCTAACGCTTACGAAAAATTGATCGACCGATTGCTGGAGTCGAAGCGGTTCGGCGAACACCAAGCCCGCTACTGGTTGGACCTGGTCCGCTATGGCGACACGCACGGCCTGCACTTGGACAACTACCGCGAGATGTGGCCCTATCGCGATTGGGTGATCGCAGCGATTAACGACAACAAACCGCTGGACGAATTCATCACCGAACAACTCGCCGGCGACTTGATCCCCAACGCCACGCTGCAGCAACAGATCGCCAGCGGCTTCAATCGATTGAACGTCACGACAAGCGAAGGGGGATCGATCTACGACGAAGTCTACGTGCGGAACTGCGTCGATCGCGTCTCCGCCTTTGGCACCGTCTTCCTGGGCATGACCACCGGTTGCGCGGTCTGCCACGATCACAAGTTCGACCCGATCTCGGCTCGCGACTTCTATTCGCTGTTTGCGTATTTCAACAGCCTCGATGGCCGGGCGTTGGACGGAAACAAGAAGGATCACCCGCCGACGGTTCAAGTGCCGACGGCAGAGCACAAGAGCCAACTGAAACAACTGCGGGAAGAACTGCAGATGCTGGACGTCGAAATGGAAGGCGACCTGACGGGTGTCGACGAGGCACAGCAACGTTGGGAACAGCGACTGAGCGGCGGTCAAGCGATCAACTGGGTGCCGCTGATTCCCGATAAAGTGACAACCGAAAGCGAATTGAAGCTGGAGCAATTAGAAGATGGTTCGGTCAAAGCGACCGGAACTCCGGCGGCGTCCGACACGCTGGTGATCGAAGCTCCCGTGCCAACCGGCGACAACTGGCAACTGCTGCAATTGGAAGTCCTGGCCGATAAGAACAAGCCGGGCGGAATCAGCAGCAATGGCAATGCGGTCCTGACGGAGATGGAGGTCGAGATCGCATCGCCGATGTCGGGCAATCGCTGGTTGCCAGTGAAGTTGATCTATGGCGAAGCCGACTACGAACAGCCCGGTGGCAAGTTTGCGATCGGATATGCGTTCGACGGCAAGCAGGACAAAGACGCCGGCTGGGCGATCGGCGGGCATTTGAATCCCGGCACGCGATCGGCGTGGTTTGTCGCGTCGAGCTTCCTGTCCGACGGTGCCGATTCGCGGTTGCGAATCAAGCTGCACTTCAAATCGCAATGGGCGGGACATCAATTCGGACAGGTCCGTTTGAGTGTCAGCGACGCCGTTCCGCAACCGGCTGCCGACCAGCAATTGGTCCTCGGCGACTGGGATCAAACCGGACCGTTCCCGGTGGAATACGCCGCCGCCGGCTACTACCGCACCTTCGCCTCGGAGGGCCGCGAATTTAAGGCCAATGAAAAGTTCAGCAATCGCGAACTGCCTTGGAAAAAGCAGCCGACTTACGCCAATGCCGCAGCGCACGATCTGCCGACCGTTGGCGATGAGCCCTCGGTCGTCGTATTGCATCGCACGATCGAGGCGAAGACGCCTCAAAAGGTGACGCTGCTGTTGGGCACTCAAGATGGCTACGTCTTGTATGTCAATAAGAAGAAGCAAGGCGAGGTAAAGCAGCAGCGCGACTTTGCGTCGCTGCGAGACGAATACGAAGTCGACCTGAAGAAGGGCGTGAATCACATCGATCTCAAGGTCGTCAGCCACGGTGGGCGACCGAGCCGGTTCGCGTTTGCCGTCCGATCTCCTTCGGCTCCGGTTCCCGCATCGATTGTGGAGATTGCCAAACTGGATGCCGCCGCGCGAACCGCCGACCAAGCCGATGCGATCCGCGCCTACTATCGCCGCGTCGCCAGCATCGATCCCGATTGGCTGGTGCTGCGAGCTCAAAAAGATGGCATCCTGAACCAGATCGATGCCGTCGAAAAGTCGTTTCCGACGACGTTGGTTTGGAAGGAACTCAAAGAGCCTCGTCCCAGCCATATCCTGCTGCGTGGCGAATACGATCAAAAGGGAGAAGAGGTGCCGCGAGCAGTTCCGGCCGCGCTGCCGCCGCTGCCCGAAGGCGTCCCGAATGATCGCATGGGCCTCGCGAAATGGCTGACCGATCCCAGCCATCCCCTGACAGCTCGCGTTGCGGTGAACCGTTACTGGCAGCAGCTGTTTGGAACGGGAATCGTCAAGACGAGCGAAGATTTTGGAGCTCAAGGCGAACCGCCAAGCCATCCGCAACTGCTCGATTGGCTGGCGATCGATTTCCGTGATTCGGGCTGGGATGTGAAGCGGATGATCAAACAGATCATGATGTCGCAGACCTACCGCCGCGACCAACGCGTGTCGCCCAAGCAACGCGAGATCGATCCGAGTAATCGACTGCTGGCCCGCGGGGCACGCTTCCGTTTGGATGCGGAGATGTTACGCGACCAAGCGTTGATGGCCAGCGGATTGCTGGTCGAGAAACAAGGTGGCCCGAGCGTCAAGCCGCCGCAACCCGAAGGACTTTGGGAAGCGGTTGGATATTCGGGTTCGGACACCGTCAATTTCAAACCCGACAGCGGCGAAAAGATCTACCGCCGCAGCCTCTACACGTTCTGGAAACGGACGAGCGCCCCGCCGACGATGACGATGCTGGACGCCCCGAGCCGCGAATCGTGCACGGCGCGACGCGAGCGAACCAACACGCCGCTGCAAGCGTTGATGATGCTGAACGAATTGCAGTTCGTCGAATGCTCGCGAAACCTCGGCCAACGCGTGATCGCCGAAGGAGGCAGCGACGACGCTCAAAAGATCGCTTGGGCTTTTGAAACGCTGACCTCGCGCGTTCCTTCGGAAACCGAAACGGCTGAACTGATCGGACTGTTAAACGACGCCCGCGCCGCGTTTGGCAAAGACCCCGAAAATGCAAACCGCTTGATCAAGCTGGGGCAATCGCCCACGCCCGATTCGATCGATCCGATCGAACTTGCAGCTTGGACCGCCGTGGCGAGCACGTTAATCAACCTGGATGAAGTGGTGACAAAATGA